From a region of the Mycobacterium sp. SMC-8 genome:
- a CDS encoding ExeA family protein codes for MSIERLQSHWGFTRMPFGRNLAPSMLHRHPGHSEAIARIGWCVNQCAIGVITGEVGAGKTVAIRAAATALDPARHVIIYLANPTIGVRGMLTHIVAALGHTPVFHTARLAPQAADALAAEHAERGRNPVLVVDEAHLLDNHQLEAIRLLTNHDMDSGSPFAVVLVGQPTLRHRLRLGVLAALDQRIAVRYTLPGMTAADTADYISHHTKIAGRSDVLFADDAVTLIHNASRGHPRAVNNLALHALTAAFAAGHSIVGEKAARIAISETASD; via the coding sequence ATGAGTATCGAACGCCTGCAATCGCATTGGGGTTTCACCCGGATGCCGTTCGGACGGAATCTGGCGCCGTCGATGCTGCACCGCCACCCCGGCCACAGTGAAGCAATCGCCCGCATCGGGTGGTGTGTCAATCAATGCGCCATCGGGGTCATCACCGGTGAAGTCGGCGCCGGCAAAACGGTGGCCATCCGCGCCGCCGCGACCGCCCTGGACCCGGCCCGGCACGTCATCATCTACCTGGCCAACCCCACCATCGGAGTGCGCGGCATGCTCACCCACATCGTCGCTGCCCTCGGGCACACCCCGGTCTTTCACACCGCCCGCCTCGCGCCGCAGGCCGCCGACGCCTTGGCCGCTGAACATGCCGAACGGGGTCGCAACCCGGTGCTCGTCGTCGATGAGGCCCATCTGCTCGACAATCATCAACTCGAAGCGATCCGGCTGCTGACCAACCACGATATGGATTCCGGGTCCCCGTTCGCGGTGGTGCTGGTTGGCCAACCTACCCTGCGGCACCGCCTGCGTCTCGGTGTCTTGGCCGCCCTGGATCAGCGCATCGCGGTCCGCTACACCCTGCCCGGCATGACCGCAGCGGATACTGCTGACTACATCAGCCATCACACCAAGATCGCCGGCCGCTCCGATGTCCTGTTCGCCGACGATGCCGTCACCTTGATTCACAACGCCTCCCGCGGCCACCCGCGGGCAGTCAACAACCTGGCCCTGCACGCGTTGACGGCAGCGTTCGCCGCCGGTCATTCCATCGTCGGGGAGAAAGCCGCCCGCATCGCCATCAGCGAAACAGCCTCAGACTGA
- a CDS encoding IS1380 family transposase has product MKRSAVRSLLVDSGRESLVSSAGGLLLARTLHVSGLEKAMSEVLKRWRAPRTLHDPAKVLTDVAIAVALGGDCAADIAVVRAQPELFGAVASDATVSRLIATLAGDVDAAVAAIRAARAAARAHIWRRQQPLAGTSGSQVIVDLDATLVTAHSDKQGATPTFKYGYGFHPMLAFVDHGSHGSGEALVGLLRPGSAGSNSAADHISVLDAALAQLPEPERARVLVRTDTGGGVKDFLHHITDLGLQYSVGFYGMPPIVEALRRVPRRAWRAALDGDGTPREGAQVAELTRYLPDTLKGWPAGMRVIARRERPHPGAQLRLTDDNGWRITCFATNTRGWSICDLEVRHRQRARAEDRIRNLKDTGLTNLPFHGFAQNQIWLEITLLAADLLVWTQVLAFTGHPARGWEPKRLRLRLLAVAGRIITSGRRRYLRLPRGWPWSDLIEFGWTALQPT; this is encoded by the coding sequence GTGAAGCGTAGCGCGGTTCGTTCTCTGCTGGTGGATTCAGGTCGCGAGTCGTTGGTCTCGTCGGCCGGCGGGCTGCTGTTGGCTCGGACGCTGCACGTCTCGGGACTGGAAAAGGCCATGTCAGAGGTCTTGAAGCGGTGGCGGGCACCACGAACCCTGCACGACCCGGCCAAGGTGCTCACCGATGTCGCGATCGCGGTGGCACTCGGCGGTGACTGTGCCGCCGATATCGCGGTGGTGCGTGCTCAGCCCGAGCTGTTCGGGGCGGTGGCCTCCGATGCCACCGTGTCACGTCTGATCGCCACGCTGGCCGGCGACGTCGATGCCGCCGTTGCGGCGATCCGCGCGGCCCGGGCAGCAGCCCGCGCGCACATATGGCGGCGCCAGCAACCGCTGGCCGGTACCTCAGGCAGCCAGGTCATCGTCGATCTGGACGCCACCCTGGTGACCGCCCACAGCGACAAACAGGGCGCCACCCCAACCTTCAAGTACGGATACGGGTTTCATCCCATGCTCGCCTTCGTCGACCACGGCAGCCACGGATCCGGTGAAGCCCTGGTCGGGTTGCTGCGACCCGGCTCAGCCGGCTCCAACAGCGCTGCTGACCACATCAGTGTCCTGGATGCCGCGTTGGCCCAACTGCCCGAACCCGAACGGGCCCGGGTGCTGGTGCGCACCGACACCGGTGGCGGGGTCAAGGACTTCCTGCACCACATCACCGACCTGGGACTGCAGTACTCAGTCGGGTTCTACGGCATGCCCCCGATCGTCGAAGCGCTGCGCCGGGTCCCGCGGCGGGCGTGGCGGGCTGCCCTCGACGGCGACGGCACACCACGCGAGGGCGCCCAGGTCGCTGAGTTGACCCGCTACCTGCCCGACACGCTGAAAGGCTGGCCGGCAGGGATGCGGGTCATCGCCCGCCGAGAACGTCCCCATCCCGGCGCGCAGTTGCGCCTGACCGATGACAACGGGTGGCGGATCACGTGCTTTGCGACCAACACCCGCGGTTGGTCGATCTGCGATCTCGAAGTCCGGCACCGTCAACGCGCCCGCGCGGAAGACCGCATCCGCAACCTCAAAGACACCGGACTGACCAACCTGCCGTTTCACGGGTTCGCCCAGAATCAGATCTGGCTGGAGATCACCCTGCTGGCCGCTGACCTGCTGGTCTGGACCCAAGTCCTGGCCTTCACCGGCCACCCGGCCAGAGGCTGGGAACCCAAACGACTACGCCTGCGCCTGCTTGCCGTCGCCGGACGCATCATCACCTCAGGGCGTCGCCGCTACCTACGGCTGCCAAGAGGCTGGCCGTGGAGCGACCTCATCGAATTCGGCTGGACCGCACTGCAACCCACCTAA
- a CDS encoding DDE-type integrase/transposase/recombinase — MCAVLSEFGVVIAPSTYYAHRARRGPSKADWTDAQVIDAIWRLRRSNKLFAVLGARKTWIVLRTNGLDVSRCVVERVMREMGWRGACKRRRVRTTIADPAATRAPDRVARHFVAGAPDRLWVADFTYCRTRAGWAYTAFVTDVYARKIVGWKVATEMTQKLVTDAINHAIDTRKRSGATFLDDLIHHSDAGSQGGFNWSSQHLDHGGVVWPSVRTRNRLVGDGSGRLTVRCGLRCAHQGARTRRGRCSVSFGG; from the coding sequence ATGTGCGCCGTGCTCTCGGAGTTCGGCGTCGTGATCGCCCCGTCGACGTATTACGCCCACCGCGCCCGCCGTGGCCCCTCGAAGGCGGACTGGACTGATGCGCAGGTGATCGACGCCATCTGGCGGCTGCGCCGATCCAACAAGCTGTTCGCGGTTCTGGGTGCCCGTAAGACGTGGATTGTGTTGCGTACCAACGGACTCGATGTCTCACGGTGTGTTGTGGAGCGGGTCATGCGGGAGATGGGTTGGCGGGGTGCGTGCAAGCGCCGCCGGGTGCGCACCACCATTGCTGATCCGGCAGCAACGCGAGCTCCGGATCGGGTCGCGCGGCATTTCGTCGCCGGCGCGCCGGACCGTTTGTGGGTGGCCGATTTCACGTACTGCCGGACCCGTGCCGGCTGGGCCTACACAGCGTTCGTGACCGACGTCTACGCCCGCAAGATCGTAGGCTGGAAGGTGGCCACCGAGATGACCCAGAAGCTGGTGACCGATGCGATCAACCACGCCATAGATACCAGGAAGCGTTCTGGTGCAACATTTTTGGATGATCTGATCCATCACAGCGATGCGGGCTCTCAAGGCGGATTCAACTGGTCGTCGCAACACCTTGATCACGGAGGTGTGGTGTGGCCAAGCGTAAGGACGCGGAATCGGTTGGTAGGCGACGGCAGTGGGCGGCTGACCGTGCGTTGCGGCCTGCGATGCGCTCACCAGGGCGCCCGGACCCGTCGCGGTCGGTGCAGCGTCAGTTTTGGCGGCTGA
- a CDS encoding IS3 family transposase: protein MGTKSSKRYPDELKARAVQMVADLRSDTVSEWEAMGRVADLLGVGTAETVRKWVRQAEIDAGDRAGQTSEESEVLRKLRRENAELKRANAILKAASVFFAAELDRPSQ from the coding sequence GTGGGAACGAAGTCATCGAAGCGGTATCCAGACGAGCTGAAGGCGCGAGCGGTGCAGATGGTGGCCGATCTGCGCAGCGACACGGTCTCGGAGTGGGAGGCGATGGGCCGGGTTGCTGATCTGCTGGGCGTCGGTACCGCCGAGACGGTGCGCAAATGGGTCCGCCAGGCCGAGATCGACGCCGGAGATCGGGCTGGGCAGACCAGCGAGGAATCCGAGGTCCTGCGCAAGCTGCGCCGGGAGAACGCCGAACTCAAGCGGGCCAACGCGATTTTGAAGGCGGCGTCGGTTTTCTTCGCTGCCGAGCTCGACCGGCCGTCTCAGTAG
- a CDS encoding IS256 family transposase gives MLTVVHDAEEANGGEAGRSLLDEIVRDGARQMLAAALQAEVAAYVAAFADQLDENGHRLVVRNGYHQPREVLTAAGAVLVKAPRVNDRRVDPDSGERQRFSSAILPAWARKSPQMSEVLPLLYLHGLSTSDFGPALEQFLGSGAGLSATTITGLTAQWQDEARTFAARDLSGSDYVYLWVDGIHLKVRLDQEKLCLLVMLGVRADGRKELVAITDGYRESCESWADLLRDCKRRGMTAPVLAVGDGALGFWKAVREVFPSTKEQRCWFHKQANVLAGLPKSAHPAALAAIKDIYNAEDIDKAQVAVKAFAVAFGAKYPKVVAKIVDDLDVLLEFYHYPAEHWIHLRTTNPIESTFATVRLRTKVTKGPGSRAAGLAMAYKLIDAAQARWRAVNAPHLVALVRAGAVFHKGKLLERPTDITPPTPPSDGDQHTETEVA, from the coding sequence ATGCTCACCGTAGTTCACGATGCCGAGGAGGCCAACGGCGGCGAGGCCGGCCGGTCGTTGTTGGACGAGATCGTCCGCGACGGGGCCCGGCAGATGTTGGCCGCTGCACTGCAGGCCGAGGTCGCCGCGTACGTAGCCGCATTCGCTGATCAGCTCGACGAGAACGGTCACCGACTGGTGGTCCGCAACGGCTATCACCAGCCGCGTGAGGTGTTGACCGCGGCCGGTGCCGTGCTGGTGAAGGCGCCGCGGGTCAACGATCGCCGTGTCGACCCCGATTCTGGTGAGCGGCAGCGGTTTTCCTCGGCGATCCTGCCGGCCTGGGCACGCAAGTCTCCGCAGATGAGTGAGGTGCTGCCGCTGCTGTATCTGCACGGCCTATCAACCAGCGACTTCGGGCCCGCACTCGAGCAGTTCCTCGGCTCGGGTGCCGGGTTGTCGGCCACCACGATCACCGGTCTGACCGCGCAGTGGCAAGACGAAGCCCGTACGTTCGCTGCCCGGGACCTGTCCGGCAGCGACTACGTCTACCTGTGGGTCGACGGCATTCACCTCAAGGTCCGCCTGGACCAGGAGAAGCTGTGCCTGCTGGTGATGCTCGGCGTGCGCGCTGACGGCCGCAAAGAGCTCGTGGCGATCACCGACGGCTATCGGGAGTCATGCGAGTCGTGGGCGGATCTGCTGCGCGACTGCAAACGCCGCGGCATGACCGCCCCAGTGCTGGCCGTCGGCGATGGCGCGCTCGGGTTCTGGAAGGCGGTGCGGGAGGTATTCCCGTCGACCAAGGAGCAGCGCTGCTGGTTCCACAAGCAGGCCAACGTCCTGGCCGGGCTGCCGAAGTCAGCGCATCCGGCCGCGCTGGCGGCCATCAAGGACATCTACAACGCCGAAGACATCGACAAAGCTCAGGTCGCGGTCAAGGCCTTCGCGGTTGCCTTCGGCGCGAAGTACCCGAAAGTGGTCGCCAAGATTGTCGACGACCTCGATGTCCTGCTGGAGTTCTACCACTACCCCGCCGAGCACTGGATCCATCTGCGTACCACGAATCCGATCGAAAGTACCTTCGCCACAGTGCGTTTGAGAACGAAGGTCACCAAGGGTCCGGGATCGCGGGCCGCTGGATTGGCCATGGCCTACAAGCTGATCGACGCCGCGCAGGCCCGCTGGCGGGCCGTCAACGCCCCACATCTGGTCGCCCTCGTCCGCGCCGGAGCGGTCTTCCACAAAGGCAAACTGCTCGAACGACCCACCGACATCACCCCACCGACACCACCGTCAGACGGCGATCAGCACACCGAAACGGAGGTCGCCTGA
- a CDS encoding type 1 glutamine amidotransferase domain-containing protein: MAHKRRLSGRTIAVLAADGFEKVELVVPLRALQLSGAKVDIVSLREGRIRGVNLHMPASRVGVDKVVTDADPDDYDGLLLPGGFINPDLLRQSADARDFVRAFDHGRKPIVTLCHGPWVLASAGLLTGRTLTSWPGIRDDLVNAGATWLDREVVRDRNLVTSRGPQDLKAFVPAMLDIFAEPTSQQQTVSSPTGSDPARNEPIGWAVAALRWSPKPSAAALAGVGAATLAAALRSPMAVRRGG, from the coding sequence ATGGCACACAAACGACGCCTTTCGGGGCGCACGATCGCGGTGCTGGCCGCCGACGGGTTCGAGAAGGTCGAACTGGTGGTTCCGCTACGTGCGCTGCAGCTTTCGGGCGCGAAGGTGGACATCGTGTCACTGCGCGAAGGCCGAATACGCGGGGTGAACCTGCACATGCCCGCCAGCCGCGTCGGCGTGGACAAGGTGGTCACCGACGCCGACCCCGACGACTACGACGGACTGCTGCTTCCCGGCGGCTTCATCAACCCCGATCTACTGCGGCAGTCGGCGGACGCACGAGATTTCGTGCGTGCCTTCGACCACGGCCGAAAGCCGATCGTCACCCTGTGTCACGGTCCATGGGTGCTGGCGTCGGCGGGACTGCTCACGGGACGGACCCTCACGTCGTGGCCCGGCATCCGCGATGATCTCGTGAACGCGGGCGCGACGTGGCTTGACCGCGAGGTGGTGCGCGACCGCAATCTGGTCACAAGCCGCGGGCCTCAGGACCTGAAAGCGTTCGTGCCTGCGATGCTGGACATCTTCGCCGAACCGACGAGTCAACAGCAGACGGTGTCCAGCCCTACCGGCTCCGATCCTGCGCGCAACGAGCCCATCGGTTGGGCGGTCGCCGCATTGCGCTGGTCGCCGAAGCCCTCGGCGGCAGCTCTCGCCGGGGTGGGTGCTGCCACGCTGGCGGCAGCGTTGCGCAGCCCGATGGCGGTCAGACGAGGGGGTTGA
- a CDS encoding phage portal protein, producing the protein MNDLLTTLLQKVDEPAAKYADLERYYTATQPLTFLSPEAKTALGDRFGRMAANLPRLAVTSLAERLRVVGFDGVDVFDDWQRNDMDELSAVAIREALLLGSAYVLVWVDRYGRPQVSVESAKQMSCLRDAGTRRITHTLKRWETATTTEAVLYGPDEIVRYRANATGATTNGFHAVESISNPLGVPPVVRLLNSDRILDEGVSEIEDLKPVADLLNKLLADLAVASEYSARSRRWATGLELDERPILDDDGNDTGETEPVNPIDEGMRMMVSESENTKFGQLDGADLGGFTNAVDIVLGMVSATSAMPMHYLGVMNNQPASADALRASEASLTARAEARQKQFGRAFEDVARLIVAVRDGVDPLNVDVRVKWADASTRSVAQEADAVTKMFAAGLLPASYALQRLGYSDSEIEAIRIARRTEALDTVGVNLQALPRSA; encoded by the coding sequence ATGAACGATTTACTTACCACGCTGTTGCAGAAGGTCGACGAGCCCGCCGCGAAATATGCGGACTTGGAACGCTATTACACCGCGACGCAGCCGTTGACGTTCTTGTCCCCGGAGGCGAAGACAGCGTTGGGGGACAGGTTCGGCCGGATGGCTGCGAACCTCCCCCGCCTCGCGGTCACGAGTTTGGCCGAACGGCTCCGCGTGGTCGGATTCGACGGTGTCGACGTGTTCGACGACTGGCAGCGCAACGACATGGACGAGCTGTCCGCAGTGGCCATCCGCGAAGCCCTGCTGCTGGGTTCGGCGTATGTGCTTGTGTGGGTGGACCGTTACGGCCGACCACAGGTCAGTGTCGAGTCAGCCAAGCAGATGTCATGCCTGCGCGACGCAGGCACGAGACGCATCACGCACACCCTGAAGCGTTGGGAGACAGCCACAACGACCGAAGCCGTGCTTTACGGGCCGGACGAGATTGTCCGGTACCGGGCCAACGCCACCGGGGCGACCACGAACGGGTTTCATGCTGTGGAGTCCATCAGCAACCCGTTGGGTGTGCCGCCGGTCGTCAGGCTGTTGAACTCTGACCGCATCCTCGACGAGGGGGTTTCTGAGATAGAGGATTTGAAGCCTGTCGCAGACCTGCTTAACAAGCTGCTGGCGGATTTGGCTGTGGCGTCGGAGTATTCGGCGCGTAGCCGCCGATGGGCTACCGGTTTGGAACTGGACGAACGACCCATCCTCGACGACGACGGCAACGACACCGGCGAAACCGAACCAGTGAATCCTATCGACGAAGGCATGCGGATGATGGTTTCTGAATCCGAAAACACGAAATTCGGGCAATTGGACGGCGCGGACCTCGGAGGCTTCACCAACGCCGTAGACATTGTGCTGGGAATGGTGTCTGCCACGTCGGCGATGCCGATGCATTACCTCGGCGTGATGAACAATCAGCCGGCCAGCGCTGACGCGCTGCGCGCCAGTGAAGCGTCGCTCACCGCAAGAGCCGAGGCCCGCCAGAAGCAGTTCGGACGCGCATTCGAGGACGTGGCACGCCTCATCGTGGCTGTCCGGGACGGGGTGGACCCGCTCAACGTCGATGTCCGGGTGAAGTGGGCTGACGCGTCCACCCGAAGTGTCGCCCAGGAGGCGGACGCGGTGACCAAAATGTTCGCCGCCGGTCTGCTGCCCGCCTCCTACGCCCTGCAACGACTCGGCTACAGCGACAGCGAGATTGAGGCTATCCGTATCGCCCGACGCACCGAAGCACTCGACACGGTAGGCGTGAATCTGCAAGCCCTGCCGAGGTCGGCGTGA
- a CDS encoding IS630 family transposase has product MPSSALVISSEDRVTLESWTRSTTASAGHVERAPIVLAVANGAGTSGAARQVGVSRPTVIKWRDRFAAYGIDGLADEPRSGRPKTVDDAAILAATLEPPPEVLAVTHWSSRLLGKHLGVGDATVARAWRRYGVKPWRRETFKFSTDPELEAKVRDVIGLYLNPPTNAIVLCVDEKSQIQALNRTQPILPLRPGLPEKATHDYQRNGTATLFAALEIATGKVTDRCYERHGKAEFLDFLKAVARAYPRRKLHVVCDNYHTHKHADINAWLDKNPRVTLHFTPTSGSWLNMVEVFFSIITRQAIRRGSFNSVKELMAAIAAFIQGWNQRCHPFVWTKSADDILPHTRKPNSDARH; this is encoded by the coding sequence ATGCCGTCATCTGCGCTGGTGATCAGTTCTGAGGATCGCGTGACGTTGGAGTCGTGGACGCGGTCGACGACGGCATCTGCCGGTCATGTCGAGCGGGCCCCGATCGTGCTGGCGGTGGCTAATGGTGCCGGCACCTCTGGCGCAGCCCGGCAGGTGGGAGTCTCGCGACCGACGGTGATCAAATGGCGGGATCGATTCGCCGCGTACGGGATTGATGGACTTGCCGACGAGCCTCGCAGCGGTCGACCCAAGACTGTCGACGACGCGGCGATCCTGGCAGCCACCCTGGAGCCGCCGCCGGAGGTTTTGGCGGTCACCCACTGGTCGAGTCGACTGCTCGGTAAACACCTCGGCGTGGGGGACGCCACGGTCGCCCGGGCCTGGCGCCGTTACGGGGTCAAACCCTGGCGCCGGGAGACCTTCAAGTTCTCCACCGACCCGGAGCTGGAGGCCAAGGTCCGCGACGTAATCGGCCTCTACTTGAACCCGCCGACCAACGCGATCGTGTTGTGCGTAGATGAAAAGTCCCAGATTCAAGCCCTCAACCGGACCCAGCCGATCCTGCCGCTGCGTCCCGGGTTGCCCGAAAAAGCGACCCATGACTACCAGCGCAACGGCACCGCCACCTTGTTTGCCGCACTCGAGATCGCCACCGGCAAGGTGACCGACCGCTGCTATGAGCGGCACGGCAAAGCGGAGTTCCTCGACTTCCTCAAAGCGGTCGCCCGCGCTTACCCCCGACGGAAACTGCACGTGGTGTGCGACAACTACCACACCCACAAGCATGCCGACATCAACGCCTGGCTGGACAAGAACCCCCGCGTGACACTGCATTTCACGCCGACCTCAGGATCCTGGCTGAACATGGTCGAGGTGTTCTTCTCGATCATCACCCGCCAAGCCATCCGCCGTGGCTCGTTCAACAGCGTCAAAGAACTGATGGCCGCCATCGCCGCGTTCATCCAAGGCTGGAATCAGCGCTGCCACCCATTCGTGTGGACCAAATCCGCAGACGACATCCTGCCCCATACCCGTAAACCAAATTCAGACGCGAGACACTAG
- a CDS encoding phage major capsid protein produces MTETTAANPELLADQVSSLLVQPLEAASVVLSSGPRIFDTSGVLRIPKLVSGSTPTFVGEGGLIPDDADVDFDELVLMPTERKSIKTILKYTDELVRQSVIGIDAVLKARLVKDVSDALDNALLKGTGASDTITGIINQPDVQTHVWDPTDPDSMLDAIGLAVAAEVTPNRWFLNGADFVALRKVKEATGSKKYVLESDLTKDATYRLFGISVQVTNKLAPGDAILADMSQVAIARDIAPSVKVLTERYAEYGMVGLRVQCRYDLGLLHPEGVIYLTEGGS; encoded by the coding sequence ATGACTGAAACCACTGCCGCCAATCCGGAGCTGCTTGCCGACCAGGTATCCAGCCTGCTCGTTCAGCCCCTCGAAGCCGCCTCCGTCGTTCTCTCCAGCGGCCCCCGCATCTTCGACACCTCCGGCGTTCTCCGCATCCCGAAGCTCGTCTCCGGCTCCACCCCGACGTTCGTCGGTGAAGGTGGGCTCATCCCGGACGACGCCGACGTCGACTTCGACGAGTTGGTCCTGATGCCGACCGAGCGTAAGAGCATTAAAACCATTCTGAAGTACACCGATGAGTTGGTGCGACAGTCCGTCATCGGCATTGACGCGGTGTTGAAAGCCCGTCTCGTCAAGGATGTTTCGGACGCCCTGGACAACGCTCTGCTGAAGGGCACCGGAGCATCGGACACCATCACCGGCATCATCAACCAGCCCGACGTCCAGACCCACGTGTGGGACCCCACGGACCCGGATTCCATGCTGGACGCCATCGGCCTGGCCGTGGCCGCCGAGGTGACCCCGAATCGGTGGTTCCTCAACGGTGCCGATTTCGTTGCCCTTCGGAAGGTGAAGGAAGCGACCGGCTCGAAGAAGTACGTGCTGGAGTCCGACCTGACCAAGGACGCCACCTACCGACTTTTCGGAATCTCCGTCCAGGTGACGAACAAGCTGGCACCGGGGGATGCCATCCTGGCCGACATGTCGCAGGTGGCCATCGCCCGCGACATCGCACCCTCAGTCAAGGTGCTCACCGAGCGGTACGCCGAGTACGGAATGGTCGGCCTCCGGGTCCAGTGCCGTTACGACCTCGGCCTCCTGCACCCCGAAGGTGTCATCTACCTCACCGAGGGCGGCAGCTAA
- a CDS encoding DUF6636 domain-containing protein, whose product MKRWALAATVVISAALTLCSAAGADVVGFTSPSGNIGCILAEDSVRCDIAARDWTPPPRPADCPDFTDYGQGIYLGPTGPARFVCAGDTALGSGPALDYGQLRVGGGLSCESEPSGIRCSNSHGRGFAISRQAYELF is encoded by the coding sequence ATGAAGCGTTGGGCGCTCGCCGCCACTGTCGTGATTTCGGCCGCCCTGACGCTCTGCTCTGCCGCCGGAGCCGACGTCGTCGGCTTCACCTCGCCGAGCGGCAACATCGGCTGCATCCTCGCCGAGGACTCGGTGCGCTGCGACATCGCGGCCCGTGACTGGACGCCTCCCCCGCGGCCGGCCGACTGCCCGGACTTCACCGACTACGGACAGGGCATCTACCTGGGACCCACCGGCCCCGCCCGATTCGTGTGCGCCGGCGACACCGCACTGGGCAGCGGCCCGGCCCTGGACTACGGCCAGTTACGGGTCGGCGGCGGATTGAGCTGTGAGAGCGAACCCTCGGGCATCCGCTGCTCCAACTCCCACGGCCGCGGCTTCGCGATATCCCGCCAGGCATATGAGCTGTTCTGA
- a CDS encoding IS630 family transposase gives MPSSALVISSEDRVTLESWTRSTTASAGHVERARIVLAVANGAGTSGAARQVGVSRPTVIKWRDRFAAYGIDGLADEPRSGRPKTVDDAAILAATLEPPPEVLAVTHWSSRLLGKHLGVGDATVARAWRRYGVKPWRRETFKFSTDPELEAKVRDVIGLYLNPPTNAIVLCVDEKSQIQALNRTQPILPLRPGLPEKATHDYQRNGTATLFAALEIATGKVTDRCYERHGKAEFLDFLKAVARAYPRRKLHVVCDNYHTHKHADINAWLDKNPRVTLHFTPTSGSWLNMVEVFFSIITRQAIRRGSFNSVKELMAAIAAFIQGWNQRCHPFVWTKSADDILPHTRKPNSDARH, from the coding sequence ATGCCGTCATCTGCGCTGGTGATCAGTTCTGAGGATCGCGTGACGTTGGAGTCGTGGACGCGGTCGACGACGGCATCTGCCGGTCATGTCGAGCGGGCCCGGATCGTGCTGGCGGTGGCTAATGGTGCCGGCACCTCTGGCGCAGCCCGGCAGGTGGGAGTCTCGCGACCGACGGTGATCAAATGGCGGGATCGATTCGCCGCGTACGGGATTGATGGACTTGCCGACGAGCCTCGCAGCGGTCGACCCAAGACTGTCGACGACGCGGCGATCCTGGCAGCCACCCTGGAGCCGCCGCCGGAGGTTTTGGCGGTCACCCACTGGTCGAGTCGACTGCTCGGTAAACACCTCGGCGTGGGGGACGCCACGGTCGCCCGGGCCTGGCGCCGTTACGGGGTCAAACCCTGGCGCCGGGAGACCTTTAAGTTCTCCACCGACCCGGAGCTGGAGGCCAAGGTCCGCGACGTAATCGGCCTCTACTTGAACCCGCCGACCAACGCGATCGTGTTGTGCGTAGATGAAAAGTCCCAGATTCAAGCCCTCAACCGGACCCAGCCGATCCTGCCGCTGCGTCCCGGGTTGCCCGAAAAAGCGACCCATGACTACCAGCGCAACGGCACCGCCACCTTGTTTGCCGCACTCGAGATCGCCACCGGCAAGGTGACCGACCGCTGCTATGAGCGGCATGGCAAAGCGGAGTTCCTCGACTTCCTCAAAGCGGTCGCCCGCGCTTACCCCCGACGGAAACTGCACGTGGTGTGCGACAACTACCACACCCACAAGCATGCCGACATCAACGCCTGGCTGGACAAGAACCCCCGCGTGACACTGCATTTCACGCCGACCTCAGGATCCTGGCTGAACATGGTCGAGGTGTTCTTCTCGATCATCACCCGCCAAGCCATCCGCCGTGGCTCGTTCAACAGCGTCAAAGAACTGATGGCCGCCATCGCCGCGTTCATCCAAGGCTGGAATCAGCGCTGCCACCCATTCGTGTGGACCAAATCCGCAGACGACATCCTGCCCCATACCCGTAAACCAAATTCAGACGCGAGACACTAG